The genomic interval TTGAAAGCGTTTTAAAAGATATAACAGAACTATATAGCATTGGAGTAAGGGATTTTGCTTTTTATGATGATGCGCTTCTATTTGATGCTGACAATCATATAAAGCCGATACTTAAAGAGATTATAAAATCTGGGCTGGATATAAGACTCCATACGCCTAATGGGCTTCATGCTCGTTTTTTGGATGAAGAGTTGGCGGCTTTAATGAAAAGAGCTGGGTTTAAGACAATTCGCCTGAGCCTTGAAACTATTAATGCTGATAGACAAGACAAAACAGGAGGAAAAGTGAGCAACGAAGATTTAAAAAAGGCTGTTAAATTTCTAAAACAACAGGGTTTTACAAAACAGGATATCGGAGTTTATCTCATGTATGGATTACCAGGACAGGAATTAGAAGAGGTAAGAGCAGGTGCAGAACTTTTAAAGACTCTCGATGTGAAAATAAATCTTACGGAATTTTCACCAATTAAAGGGACCGAAGCATTCGAAGAACTTGTAAATAGGGGGATAATAAATAATGACATAGACCCACTTCTTACAAATAATACGGTCTTTTCGTATCTTTATTCTAACTATGATATGGATGAGCTAAGAAATATAAAACTTGATGTTAAACAATATAATTCAGCATAATAGGGAGCAAATGAATTATCTCATAGTAGGTATAGGTGGTTTTTTAGGGGCAATAAGCAGATATGGCCTTGCATTATGGATTGGCCAGAAATGGGGAAGGAGTTTTCCTTTCGGCACATTTGTTATCAATGTTAGTGGAAGCTTTTTCATAGGACTCCTCATGTATCTGTTTACTGAGAAATTCATGGTAAACCCTCAATGGAGGCTTTTGTTGGTAGTAGGATTCCTCGGTGCATACACAACCTTTTCGACTTTTGAATATGAAACAGGCAGGTTAGTGAAAGATGGTGAGTGGTTGATTGCATTAATGAATGTGATTTTCAGCGTTTTTGCTGGATTTGTTGCATTGAAGATCGGTGAATTAATTGCAAAAAGTATATAGGAGATAGGCATGGTAAGACAGGGACCTGCAAAAAAACTCACGATTTATATTGATGAGACTGACAGGTTTGGCGGTAAGCCTGTTTATGAAGTATTGATGAATATCTTTTACAAAAAGAAGATAGCGGGCGTCAGCGTCTTCAGGGGAGTGGCAGGTTACGGCACTGATGGTGTCTTTCATACATCAAAGATGCTTGAACTTTCCTCGAGCATGCCGGTGAAGATAGAGGTTGTGGACTCAGAGGAGATGATAAATAAGGTTTTGCCTGATGTTTATCATGTTGTTGAAAAGGGGCTGGTGGAGATTTCAGATACAAATGTTGTCAAGTGCTGTCCGAAGGCAGCAGAAAGTAAAGAGGAGGTGCAGAAGAGGATGAAACTTGAGGGTAAGGCAAAGATGCTCAGGGTTATAGTGAGCGAGGATGATAAATGGGAAGGTGAACCTCTTTATGAGGCTATTGTAAAGAGATTCATCATGATGGACATTGCAGGTGCAACTGTGTACAAGGCGATTGCAGGCTATGGCCCTCACAGGAGGTTTCATAAAAAGAGGACCCTCACAAGCACAGGTGAATTGCCGATGCTTATTACGGTTATTGATTCAGAGGAGAATATAAATAAAGTCCTGCCGATACTTGATGATATGGTAAAAGAGGGGATTGTTATACTTTCTGATGTCAATGTGATAAAATATACACACAGGGATATAAATCCTGAGATGTTATAATACAGGCGATGGAGTTCGCCTTTAACTGCTGAGCTATAAAAGCTTGGCTGATGACTCCTACTCTCAATCAAATGAGGGTAGGAGTTTTTTTATACCTGCCCGGAAGGAGGCTGATTATGCAAGATGTATGGGGATTGGCAGCATTATGGATTGGTCTTGCATTAATAGCAACACTACTTTCCATATGGCTCCGTATTGCAACAGCACTTTCAGAAATAATTGTGGGTACTGTTGCACAGCTGCTAATCGGCGCATTAATAGGAACAACATTAGGTTCTGATACGCCGTGGATTAAGTTTTTATCAGGTACAGGTGCCATTGTTCTTACATTTCTTGCTGGTGCTGAATTAGACCCTGATGTCTTTAAGGTAAAATGGAAAGAGGCTACTGTCATCGGGCTCATTGCCTTTTTTGCGCCATTTTTAGGATGCACTGCCTTTGCATATTATCTCATCGGATGGACAGTTAAATCGAGCTGGCTTGCGGGTGTTGCCCTTTCAACCACATCTGTTGCAGTGGTATATGCAGTTATGCTTGAGTTGGGCCTGAACAAAACCGAATTTGGAAAGGCTATCCTTGCTGCCTGTTTTGTAAATGACCTCGGAACTGTTATCGCCCTCGGCATGATATTTTCGCCATTTACAATAAAGACGCTTATTTTTGTTATTGTAAGCGTTATTGTATTTTTTGTCTTGCCTTACCTTACTCCCCGTTTTTTCAAAAAATACGGTGGCAGACCCTCTGAACTTGAGGCCAAATACCTTTTGCTTTTCTTGTTCGGCATGGGCTATCTTGCTGTATGGTCTGGAAGCGAGGCAGTACTGCCGGCATATATTGTGGGAATGGTGCTTGCCGGGACAGTGGGTAAGGACCATGTTCTGATCAGGAGGCTGAGGACACTGACATTTGGCATGCTCACTCCATTTTACTTTATCAGGGCAGGCTCTTATGTATCAATTCCAATGCTTGTTGCTGCACCTTTAGCGCTTCTGATTCTTTTCATGGGAAAGATGATAACCAAATATCTGGGAGTATATCCTGTGACAAAGGCATTTAGATATGCCAATAAGGAAGGAATGTATACAACACTTCTTATGTCCACTGGTCTTACATTTGGGTCTATATCTGCCCTGTTTGGTTTTTCTCATGGAATAATAGACCAGCAGCAATATTCTCTGCTGATCGCTGCAGTGATCGGAAGCGCTGTAATACCAACGCTTATTGCAAATACATTCTATCTGCCAAAATATTTATTGCCAAAAAAGGAGGAAGAAAAAGATGCTTAAAAGAATACTTGTAGCCTTTGACGGCTCATCACAATCCTATCAGGCCTTTGACTTTGCCCTTGAGATGTCAAAATTGTGTCCTGGTGCAGCACCCGAGATATTTGTGGTCTCTGTTGCACAGCCTCCTGAGCCCGCTGATATAGTTGAGGTTGATGCCATAATTGATAGTGCTACTGAACATTACGAAGAACTCTTTAAGAAATTGAGGGAGAGGGCAAAGGAACGGAATCTGGAGATAAAGACAGAGGTGGTTGTCGGCCATCCTGCAGACCAGATAGTTAAATATGCAAAAGATAAGAATTGTGATATGGTTGTCCTTGGTCAGAGGGGAAAGTCAAAGATAGAAAGCTATCTTCTCGGTTCTGTATCAAAGAGGGTTGCAACCTATGCACCATGCACAGTGACGATAGTGAAGAAGTAGGGGCAGACCTGTGTGTCTGCCCTGATAAAGCAGACCTGTGTGTCTGCCCTAATAAAATGGGCAAACACAGGTTCGCCCCTACGGCTGGAGGTGTAATAATATGTCGGTCTCAACATACTCTTACTTAAAGAATGAACTTTTAAGTTGCATTGATGAGATGCTCACCATTGAGGCAATCCGCGGCTGTCCATGTGAGGAATTAAGGGAAAAGATAGAGAAGAACACCTTTAATCTCGTTGTTGTAGGGCAGTTCAAGAGGGGAAAGACGAGCCTCATTAATGCCCTCCTTGGTGCAGATATACTGCCTGTTGCAGTTGTGCCTCTGACATCTATTGTTACGATCATGACCTATGGTGAGGCATTGAGGATAAAGGTCTATTTCAATGATGGAAGGGTTTCTGAGATAAAACCTGAGAGTCTGCCGGAATATGTTACAGAAAAGGGCAATCCAAAGAATATAAAGGATGTCAGCGAGGTCATAATCACCTATCCTTCGCCTTATCTTAAAGATGGTGTAAGGCTCATAGACACACCAGGTGTTGGCTCAATTTATCAGCACAATACAGATGTGGCATACCAGTACCTGCCAAAGTCTGATGCTGCTTTATTTCTTCTTTCTGTTGACCAGCCCATGAGCAAGGCAGAACTGGATTTCCTTAATGATGTAAAGGAATACTCAAACAAGATATTCTTTTTGCTGAACAAGGCAGACTATTTGAATGAGAAGGACCTTCAGGAATCCATTGAATTCTCAAAGGGTGTGCTCAGGGATGTGATGGGAGTGGATGTAAAGATCTTTCCCGTATCTGCAAGGCTTGCCCTTGAGGCAAAGCAATCTAACTCTCAAGAAATGCTTCAGAAGAGCAGACTCCCTGAATTTTCAGATGTCCTTAATAGATTTCTCATGGAGGAGAAGGGAAAGATACTCATACTCTCAGTGACCAATAATCTCCTGAGAATCATATCCCAGGCAAGGTTTGAGATAGAACTGGAATTAAAATCCCTGACAGCGCCTCTTGATGAACTACAAAAAAAAGTCAGTGTATTTGAAACCAAAAAACAGGAGGTACTCCTTGAGAAACAGGACTTTGACATACTCCTTGACGGAGAGACAAAGAGGCTTCTGAAGAATATCCTTGATGAAGATATTGAAAAATTTAAGAAGGAACTGATGCCACAGGTCATGGCAAATCTTGAAAACTACTATAATGAAAATAAAGGCATGAGTTTAAAGGAACTCCACAAGGCACTGGAACAGCAGGTCATAACAGAGGTAAAACAGGCATTCAGCGGCTGGCGTGTTATTGAAGATGAAAAATTAGCAAAGGCATTTGAATCAATATGCAAGAGGTTCATACTGAAGATTAATGACACGGTTGATGAACTCCTTAAATTTTCATCTGAACTCTTCCAGATACCCTTCGATGCAATTAAGGCGGAGGCATTATGGACTGTGAAGTCGGGATTTTATTACAAATTCAAGGACGAGCCTGTGGGGCTTGAGATGCTTGCTGGAACTCTTACACTCGCCCTTCCAAAGTTCATTGGTGAAAGGATTATCTTAAAGAAGATGAAGGAATACCTCCATCAGGTCATTGATATACAGTCAGGAAGGGTGAGGTATGACTTTGCAGAAAGGCTTGACAAGAGCAAGCTTGACTTCAGATGGGAGATGCTCCAGAGGATTGATGCAACCATTGAGGGCATCAGTGCTGCAATAAAAAAGGGGATGACCCAGAGACAGAGGGGAGAGAAAGAGGTTAAGGAAAGGGAACAGGTGTTGATAGAAATGTCAGAGAAGCTGAATGAGATAAATGATAAACTATTAGAAATAAGAGGAGATGTTTATGTTTGAGCTTGATATCCCAGGATTTGGTTTTGTTAGACTTGAACACCTTGTCTCTGACTTTACAGGCACTCTCTCTGTTGATGGAAGGCTTGTGATAGGGGTGAGGGAAAGGTTAAACAGAATCTCAGAGTTTCTCAAAATCCACATACTTACAGCAGATACCTTTGGAAGGGCAAAGGAGGAACTCAAGGGCATAAACTGTGAGGTTCACATCCTTGGAGGTGAAGACCATGATATACAAAAAGAGGAATATGTAAAAAATCTCGGTGCAGAGAATGTTATCGCCCTCGGTAACGGGAATAACGATAGGAGAATGCTTCAGGCTGCAAAGATTGGCATTACGGTTTGTCTTAATGAAGGGTGCTCAATAGATGCCATAAAATCAGCGGATATTTTTGTAAATTCACCTATTGACGCCCTTGAATTACTACTGAATTTCAAAAGACTAAAAGCAACCTTGAGGTCTTAGTGAAAGAAAATAAAAAGTTCTTTGGTTTTGGCCGCAATGTGTTTGTAAGCGGACTGGTGAGTTTTTTCATGGATATAAGTTCGGAGATGATATATCCCCTTGTCCCGCTATTTCTGGCAAATGTCATTGGTGTAAACAAATCAATTATCGGCCTTATAGAAGGTATTGCGGAGTCAACTGCAAGTTTGCTTAAGGTATTTTCAGGGTGGTTTTCTGACAGGATAGGGAACAGAAAATGGCTGATGGTCGTTGGATACGGGATTTCTACTTTAAGCAGACCAATTGTTGCCCTTGCTGCAACATGGCATTATGTCATGGGATTCCGATTTATGGATAGGTTTGGCAAAGGCATTCGCACTGCACCTCGCGATGCGATTATTGCAGAATCAACAGAAAAGCAATATCTCGGAAGGGCATTCAGTTTTCACCGTTCTCTGGATACAATGGGCGCAGTAATCGGTCCTGCAATTGCCTTCTCCCTCCTTGGGCTTTTTCCTGACGATTACCGCAAGGTCTTCTGGCTCTCCATGATACCAGGAATTATCGCGGTGCTATTGATAATACTCTTTATCACAGAAAAGAAAAGGACATCCGCCAGCCATACAGATAAACCAAAACTGACCATGAAACACTTCGACTGGAGATTTAGATTTTTTATTGTCATCACCGGTATTTTTGCATTCGGCAATTCAAGCGATGTATTCCTTATATTGAGGGCGCAGCAGATAGGAGTCCCAACGGTTATGATCCCTGTTGTTTATCTCTTATTTAATCTCATTTATTTATTATCAGCTATCCCTGCGGGTATTGCAGCAGACAGGTTTGGAAAGAAAAGAATTATACTTTTTGGGTTTATTTTGTTTGCAATACTTTATGGCGGATTTGCGGTCGCAGGAAGCACAACCACTATCTGGCTACTGTTCGCCTTTTATGGTCTCTTCATGGGGCTTACAGAGGGCATACAAAAGGCATTTCTTGCAACCATAATACCGCAGGATTTTAAGGCAACAGCCTTTGGGATTTACAATACAGTTGTCGGAATTGCAATGTTTCCTGCAAGTCTTATAGGCGGATGGCTATGGGATAATATTTCTCCATCCGCAACATTTTATTTTGGTTCAATCACAGCAATTCTATCAGCAGCACTGTTTGTCATTTATATATACATATTCCTGAAACGCCCATGTCAGTGATATAATATTAGATGCTCAAGATACCCATTTCGATACCTGCTTTGCCATTCAGGTTTAAGCTGATTGATGCGATAGTTCTAATATTTATCATTAGCATCCTCTCGCTTATTATTTATGTAGCATCAGGCTGGCGTTATGAGATGCAGCCCTCTGTTGAAATCAGCCTTGATCCTGCAAATATTCCCATTTATTCTATGAATTCACTCCTCAGGATATTTCTTGCCTATATCCTTTCCCTTGTTTTCTCCATTTGGTATGGATATACTGCAAACAGGAGCAGGCTCCACGAAAAGGTTATGATTCCGCTTTTAGATATTCTCCAATCTATACCTGTGTTGTCTTTTCTTCCCGGAGTAGTTCTGGCCATGATAGCTATCTTTCCACATCGAAGGCTCAGTATAGAGCTTGCTTCTATTTTGCTCATCTTTACAGGACAAGTCTGGAACATGGCCTTCAGCTACTACAACTCGATCAATACAATACCAAAGGAACTTATAGAAGTAACAAAGGTGTTCAGGCTCAGCAGGTTTGTGAAGTTCTTTAGACTCGATCTTCCATTCAGTGCTATTGGGCTTGTATGGAATAGTATGATGTCAGTGGCAGGAGGGTGGTTTTTTCTCATGGCATGTGAGATGTTTGTGCTTAAAGATAGGGATTTCCGGTTGCCGGGCATAGGGTCTTACATACAGACCGCTGCAAATCATGGGGATATGATGCATGTCCTATACGGAATTGGAACCATGATATTTCTTATCATTATTTTAGATATATTGATATGGCGTCCTTTAGTGGCATGGTCGCAAAAATTCAGGATGGAAACTGTTCAGGCAGAAGATGAGAGGGAGTCATTCGTGCTCAATGTTATCAGAAAATCTTCATTTGTCGAAAAAATAAACTGTCTTTTTGTTCGCATAACAAAAAAGTTCGAGGTATTCTATGATAGAATTAGCAGTAATTCAAAGACGCCTTTAGCATGGCTGCGTAAGGTGATAAAGATTATTTTATTTATTGCAACTATTGTTGCGATCTCTTGGGCAGGTCTCAGGGCTATAAAGTTATTTTTAAGTCTCAGTGTGGAAGCCTATCTTTCTGTGTTCACTGCCGCCGGATTTTCAATACTCAGGACATCAGCGGCATTATTAATTGCAACTCTGTGGACAGTGCCATTAGGAGTATATATAGGCATGAATCCAAAGGCAGCGCGGATACTCCAGCCTATCGTGCAAGTAGTTGCCTCGATACCTGCTACTGCTGTGTTTCCTGTAATCCTGCTTTTTCTTATAAAACTCGGAGGAGGTCTTGCAATGGGATCGATATTCTTGATGCTGCTTGGCACGCAATGGTACATCCTTTTCAATGTCATTGCTGGTGCATCTGCTATCCCTCAGGACCTGAAAGAAACAGCGCAACTCTACGGATTAAAAGGAATAAGGAAGTGGAAGGTGCTGATTCTTCCCGGCATATTTCCATATCTTGTGACAGGCCTTATCACAGCTACCGGGGGAGCATGGAATGCGAGCATTGTGTCAGAATATGTGACTTTCGGAGGCGAGACCATGAAGACAAGAGGGCTTGGCAGCCTAATAAGTGAGTCAACTGTATCTGGAGATTTTGGTCTGCTCCTTGTGAGTACAGTTGTAATGGCATTCATTGTGGTATGTGTGAATAGATTAGCATGGAAGAGAATGTTTGCGATTGCGCAGGAGAAATACAGGCTTGAATGAGTGGAGAAAAAAATGCCAGAGATAATTTTAGAGACAAAGGGTCTTACAAAATCCTATCCTATGAGCGGAGGTAAAGAACTTTCCGTGCTTGAGGATATCAATATTCAGGTAAGAGAAGGTGAATTCGTCTCAATTCTCGGACCTTCGGGAGCTGGTAAATCTACTCTCCTAAGAATACTCGTGGGTTTGACAACTCCTTCTAAAGGAGAAGTCCTCTATCATGGCATTCCCTTGCCAAAGGCTTATCCGAAGATTGCTATGGTATTTCAGAGTTTTGCGCTGTTTCCTTGGCTTACAGTTCTTGAGAATGTCGAACTTGGTTTAAAGTCTCAGGGTCTTTCTGATGATGTAGCAAGAGAGAAATCTGTAAGGATGCTCGACATTGTCGGACTGGATGGATTTGAAGATGCTTATCCAAGAGAACTCTCAGGGGGCATGAGGCAAAGAGTTGGTATAGCCCGTGCTATTGTTGTGGAGCCAGAGATTCTTTTTATGGATGAGCCGTTTTCAGCCCTTGATATTCTTACTGCAGATAATCTGAGAGGTGAGCTGTTAGATTTGTGGATCAAGAAAAAAATGCCTATCAAATCTATTATATTTGTAACTCATAACATTGAAGAGGCTGCGTTTCTTTCTGACAGGGCAATTGTTTTAAGTCATAATCCCGGGAGGGTTAAAGCAGACTTTTTTATTGACCTTCCACATGAGAGGGACAAAAACTCAAGAGAATTCAAGCATACTGTGGACAGGATTTTCACCATCCTCACGAGACCAACAAAGGAAGTGTCTTTTTTGCTCGAAAAGGAGAGGTACCAATTCTTGCCTCATGTGAAGATCGGAGCTATTGCTGGCTTAATAGAGATGGTGCATGACAAAGGAGACAGAGTTGATATTTCAATCCTTGCATCTGACCTTAGTATGGAGGTTGATGACATATTCCCGCTCATTGAGGCTTCGGTTTTTCTTGGATTTGGAGAGATTAGAGAAGGAGATTTTATTATCACCGACATGGGCAGGCAATTCTCAGAGGCTGATACCCTGAAAAAGAAGGAGCTATTCAGAACTACTGCTCTGAACAACATACAATTGCTGAAACAGATCATGCATGTTTTACAGACAACTTCAAAACACAGGATGTCAGAAGATTTCTTTTTGGAAATCCTCGGAAACCATTTCACTCCAGATGAGGCATGGAACCAGCTTGAGACTGCCATTGACTGGGGTAGATATGCAGAACTTTTTGCATATGATTACGATAGTGGAGAATTATATCTTGAAGAAGAAGAAGTAGTAGAAAAATAAAGGAAAAAGGCTTAAGGTAACTTCATTTGTTATCACTGGCTATCAGCCTCTATCTGCTGATATAATATTACATGCCCAAGATACCTTTCGTCAAACCCGCTACATCTTCTATATTCAGGTTTATTGATATAGTCATATTGCTTCTATCCTATACTCTTTCGAGTTTTTGCTATGCCTATGATATCGGTTATCAGGGCACCCATATACTCACACATGGCGCGCTGGAAGAGCTTGCAAAGGTATTCGAAAAAAAATACGGCAAGAGCATTTTTGTTAAGGGAGGCGGTTGCGCTGACGGGATAGCAGTTGTTGCAAATAATAGACTCGAAATGGGAGGTATATGCTGCCCATTGAATAATGATGTAGCAAAAAAGAATAATCTGATTGCTCATGAGGTTGCATCAGATATCAAAGTGGTAATCGTTAATCCTAAAAATCCTTTGACAAATCTTTCATTAAAACAGGTATCAGACATTCACAAGGGGCATATAAAAAAATGGAAAGAGGTTGGTGGATATAATAAACCAATAGCTGTTATTTTCAGACAGCACTGCCAGGACAAGGAAGAACCTGTCAGGGAACTACTCGGCATAGATAAAATTTCAGAAAAGGCTATTGTAGTCAATACTGATAAAGAGGTTATCGAATATGTTGAAAAATTTCCTGCTGCTATAGGTATAACAAGCAGGGTTTTTGCTAAAAAGGCAAGGGTGAAGATGATTAATATAGATGGAATCTCTCCAACACCTGAAAATACAGAAAAGGGCATTTATAAATTAAAAGGAGGGCTTTATGTTATTACAAAAGGACAGCCATCAGGCGATGTGAAGAAATTCATAGATTTTATTCTAAGTAGAGAAGGACAATCTATAATAGGTAAGGAATTTGCAAAGGTGAAATGAAAAATATCTGGCTGAGCCTTTCTATCAGACATAAGCTTGCATCCATTATCTTTCTGATTGTAATCGCTTTAATAATAATAATATTTCCTGTGACTTCTCGTATTATTAAGCTCTCTCTTTTAAGACAACAGCACGAACACCTTACAAGCATAAAAAATCTCGTTATAAAGCTTTTCGAGGATTATCAGAGTAAGGTTACTAATTATACAAGATTGTTCAGCAATGACAGGGAACTAAAAGATACACTCTTTTATCACACTGAACTTGCAGGTGAAAGGGAACATCCATTAAGAGCAGTAGAGAGATTATTCAGTTCATTTGATATAAGTTCTATAGAACTGATTGACAGCAAAGGCGATGTGGTAGCTATTGCAGAAAAACCTGCTGTTTTTGGTCAGAACAGGCTATCTGACTCATTGATTAGAAGGGCATTAAAAGGTAATGTGGCATCAGGTATAGAGCTTACTGATAAAGGGTTTTTGATAAAGGCATCTGCTCCTGTTTATTATAACGAAAATCAGATTATAGGAGTCATTACATCAGGGATACTCCTGGATAACATCTTGCTGTCAAGAATAAAACAGTTGAGTAACACAGATATAGTTGTTGTAGATAGCAAAGAGACAATAATATCTTCTACAAATGCTGACAAAACTGAAATCAGAAATTTCTCTGAACTCCTGAAAGATAATGCACAGGAATATATTATTGTTGAGTTTCCACTCGTAGATATGTCAGGTTATACAATTGGTGCCATCAAGATTCTACAGGAAAATAAACTTCCCGAAATTATTGCAAGGGCTCATTTTGTATTTTTTGTATTACTTGTCATTATATCTTTCGTATCTATTTCTATTCTATTTATTGCCTTAAAAAAAATGATGTCACCAATTGTGAAACTAAAGGAAGGCGCAGCAATAATAGGGAAGGGAGAGTTTGGTTATAGAATACCTGTAACAACACAGGATGAGTTTGGCGAACTGTCAAAAAGTTTCAACAGCATGGCGCAAAGCCTTGAAAATCTCCATATAATGGAAGAAAGACTTCGCCAGTCAGAGCGATTTGCTGCTGTGGGAAGATTTGCAGCAGGCATTGCCCATGAAATAAATAATCCAATAGGAAATATTATAGGTATATCAAAATTAATGCTCAAGGGAGAATTGAAAGACAGAGACAAAGATGACATTGAAACAATTATAAAGAATGCTGACAGATGCGCAAGGATAACAAGAGATCTACTTATGTATTCACGACAGTCTTTACCTAACAAGGAGATAATATCTGTAAAGGAACTTGTTAATGATTCTATTAATGCAGTCAGGCAAAAAATCAATTCAAAGGATATAGAGATTAAGACAGAGATAGCCGATGGTTTGACAGATATATATGCAGATCCGCTACAGATAAGCCAAGTATTAAATAATATCCTGATGAACGCTGTGCAATCAATAGAATATTCAGGCAATATTACTATTGAGGTTATGCCTTTAGGCAAAGACATGGTTGATATAGTAGTTACAGATACAGGATGCGGCATGGATGAAGATGTCAGACGAAGGGTATTTGATCCATTTTTTACAACAAAGGCAGTTGGCGAAGGCACTGGCCTAGGTCTTGCTATAAGTTATAGTATAGTGCAGAATCACGGAGGGGAATTATTAGTGGAAAGCATAAAAGGACAGGGAAGCACATTTGTAGTGAGGCTTCCTTTAAGAGGCGTGGATGGACAGACAGTTTAGGATTTTAGTAATAGA from Dissulfurispira thermophila carries:
- the crcB gene encoding fluoride efflux transporter CrcB, which produces MNYLIVGIGGFLGAISRYGLALWIGQKWGRSFPFGTFVINVSGSFFIGLLMYLFTEKFMVNPQWRLLLVVGFLGAYTTFSTFEYETGRLVKDGEWLIALMNVIFSVFAGFVALKIGELIAKSI
- a CDS encoding DUF190 domain-containing protein is translated as MVRQGPAKKLTIYIDETDRFGGKPVYEVLMNIFYKKKIAGVSVFRGVAGYGTDGVFHTSKMLELSSSMPVKIEVVDSEEMINKVLPDVYHVVEKGLVEISDTNVVKCCPKAAESKEEVQKRMKLEGKAKMLRVIVSEDDKWEGEPLYEAIVKRFIMMDIAGATVYKAIAGYGPHRRFHKKRTLTSTGELPMLITVIDSEENINKVLPILDDMVKEGIVILSDVNVIKYTHRDINPEML
- a CDS encoding cation:proton antiporter, translated to MQDVWGLAALWIGLALIATLLSIWLRIATALSEIIVGTVAQLLIGALIGTTLGSDTPWIKFLSGTGAIVLTFLAGAELDPDVFKVKWKEATVIGLIAFFAPFLGCTAFAYYLIGWTVKSSWLAGVALSTTSVAVVYAVMLELGLNKTEFGKAILAACFVNDLGTVIALGMIFSPFTIKTLIFVIVSVIVFFVLPYLTPRFFKKYGGRPSELEAKYLLLFLFGMGYLAVWSGSEAVLPAYIVGMVLAGTVGKDHVLIRRLRTLTFGMLTPFYFIRAGSYVSIPMLVAAPLALLILFMGKMITKYLGVYPVTKAFRYANKEGMYTTLLMSTGLTFGSISALFGFSHGIIDQQQYSLLIAAVIGSAVIPTLIANTFYLPKYLLPKKEEEKDA
- a CDS encoding universal stress protein; protein product: MLKRILVAFDGSSQSYQAFDFALEMSKLCPGAAPEIFVVSVAQPPEPADIVEVDAIIDSATEHYEELFKKLRERAKERNLEIKTEVVVGHPADQIVKYAKDKNCDMVVLGQRGKSKIESYLLGSVSKRVATYAPCTVTIVKK
- a CDS encoding dynamin family protein encodes the protein MSVSTYSYLKNELLSCIDEMLTIEAIRGCPCEELREKIEKNTFNLVVVGQFKRGKTSLINALLGADILPVAVVPLTSIVTIMTYGEALRIKVYFNDGRVSEIKPESLPEYVTEKGNPKNIKDVSEVIITYPSPYLKDGVRLIDTPGVGSIYQHNTDVAYQYLPKSDAALFLLSVDQPMSKAELDFLNDVKEYSNKIFFLLNKADYLNEKDLQESIEFSKGVLRDVMGVDVKIFPVSARLALEAKQSNSQEMLQKSRLPEFSDVLNRFLMEEKGKILILSVTNNLLRIISQARFEIELELKSLTAPLDELQKKVSVFETKKQEVLLEKQDFDILLDGETKRLLKNILDEDIEKFKKELMPQVMANLENYYNENKGMSLKELHKALEQQVITEVKQAFSGWRVIEDEKLAKAFESICKRFILKINDTVDELLKFSSELFQIPFDAIKAEALWTVKSGFYYKFKDEPVGLEMLAGTLTLALPKFIGERIILKKMKEYLHQVIDIQSGRVRYDFAERLDKSKLDFRWEMLQRIDATIEGISAAIKKGMTQRQRGEKEVKEREQVLIEMSEKLNEINDKLLEIRGDVYV
- a CDS encoding HAD family hydrolase; the encoded protein is MFELDIPGFGFVRLEHLVSDFTGTLSVDGRLVIGVRERLNRISEFLKIHILTADTFGRAKEELKGINCEVHILGGEDHDIQKEEYVKNLGAENVIALGNGNNDRRMLQAAKIGITVCLNEGCSIDAIKSADIFVNSPIDALELLLNFKRLKATLRS
- a CDS encoding MFS transporter gives rise to the protein MKENKKFFGFGRNVFVSGLVSFFMDISSEMIYPLVPLFLANVIGVNKSIIGLIEGIAESTASLLKVFSGWFSDRIGNRKWLMVVGYGISTLSRPIVALAATWHYVMGFRFMDRFGKGIRTAPRDAIIAESTEKQYLGRAFSFHRSLDTMGAVIGPAIAFSLLGLFPDDYRKVFWLSMIPGIIAVLLIILFITEKKRTSASHTDKPKLTMKHFDWRFRFFIVITGIFAFGNSSDVFLILRAQQIGVPTVMIPVVYLLFNLIYLLSAIPAGIAADRFGKKRIILFGFILFAILYGGFAVAGSTTTIWLLFAFYGLFMGLTEGIQKAFLATIIPQDFKATAFGIYNTVVGIAMFPASLIGGWLWDNISPSATFYFGSITAILSAALFVIYIYIFLKRPCQ
- a CDS encoding ABC transporter permease produces the protein MLKIPISIPALPFRFKLIDAIVLIFIISILSLIIYVASGWRYEMQPSVEISLDPANIPIYSMNSLLRIFLAYILSLVFSIWYGYTANRSRLHEKVMIPLLDILQSIPVLSFLPGVVLAMIAIFPHRRLSIELASILLIFTGQVWNMAFSYYNSINTIPKELIEVTKVFRLSRFVKFFRLDLPFSAIGLVWNSMMSVAGGWFFLMACEMFVLKDRDFRLPGIGSYIQTAANHGDMMHVLYGIGTMIFLIIILDILIWRPLVAWSQKFRMETVQAEDERESFVLNVIRKSSFVEKINCLFVRITKKFEVFYDRISSNSKTPLAWLRKVIKIILFIATIVAISWAGLRAIKLFLSLSVEAYLSVFTAAGFSILRTSAALLIATLWTVPLGVYIGMNPKAARILQPIVQVVASIPATAVFPVILLFLIKLGGGLAMGSIFLMLLGTQWYILFNVIAGASAIPQDLKETAQLYGLKGIRKWKVLILPGIFPYLVTGLITATGGAWNASIVSEYVTFGGETMKTRGLGSLISESTVSGDFGLLLVSTVVMAFIVVCVNRLAWKRMFAIAQEKYRLE